The nucleotide sequence ACAGGGAATCAAAGTCCACAGTTGTTTTGCGGTGAGCGGCGAGGGAGAACCCTTAGGTCTGTTGAGTCAATTCATCTGGAATCGCAAACAGCGGCGCGGGAAGAAAGAAAAACGCTCAGTGACTCCCATCGAGCAAAAGGAAAGCTATCGCTGGATAGCAACTCTCGCAGCCGTAGAGCGAGAGCTCGCGGGCCAAGAGCAAGTGGTTCATATTGGCGATCGAGAAGCAGACATCTTCGAACTGTTTGCCCATCCCCGTGCGGACAACAGGGAGTTACTCATCCGCGCAAGGCACAATCGCAAACTTAGCCACGAGCTGGGCAAGTTCATCCCCACCCTCGAACAAGCCCCAGTCTTGGGAGCGATGAGCCTGCAAGTGCAGCGTAATCCCAAGCGAGCGGCCCGCATTGCCCAGTTGCAGGTGCGGGCGATGGCGGTGACGCTGGAGGTGCCATCGCATCACCTCAAAGCCGCGAGCTTAGAGCCCGTGCGCCTCAATGCCATCTTCGTGGAAGAAACCGTCCCCCCTGATGATGGCGCTCAGCCGATTCGCTGGTTTCTGCTGACCAGCTTGCCAGTTGAGAGCTTCGAGCAGGTCTGTCAGTGCATCCGCTGGTATAGCTACCGCTGGCTGATTGAGCGGTTTCACTTCACCCTCAAAAGTGGCTGTGGCATCGAACAGCTCCAACTGCAAAGCTATGAGCGCTTGCTCAAGGCTCTGGCAACCTACAACGTTGTAGCTTGGCGATTGATGTGGCTGACCTACCGCGCTCGACTCACCCCGCAAGCCTCCTGTGAGCTCGTTTTACAGCCTGCTGAATGGCGGCTGTTACGACGCAAGTTTGTGCCGAAAAGTCGCTCTCAAAAGCCACCCACTCTGCAACAGGCAATGCTGTGGATTGCTCGATTGGGAGGCTTCTTGGCTCGCAAGGGCGATGGCAACCCTGGATTGAAGACGCTTTGGCGAGGGCTGACCAAACTCCACCATTTGCTTGAAGGGGCTCAACTGGCTTCTCAAAGCTAGTGCCTGTCTATGGTTCAGCTACTTTTGCCTAATGGATAGCCCCAGGGAGAGGGGCCGGGGGTGAGGGCCATGCAGAGCTATCGAACTCAGGTTGACTAGCTTGGCCGATGCTTGCACAAGCCGAATACTTCGATTGCACGATCCACATTGATTGTGGCTTTTTCCAAGCCGAATGCTGCGGCTGGGCCTAGCTTTAAGGGGCCTAGCTGGTACTATAGGTAGCGTGAGTTGACTGTGTGTTGTGCGACACACTCTGCCAGACGCGCTCGGAACCTCGCGTTCTCTACCGTGCGATTTGAGTTAGGGGTTGGTGCCGAGCAGCATTACTGCAGTCGAGATCTCATCCAATGAGGAGTGTTTCATGAAATTCAATCAGTCTTTATGGCTGGCCAGTGCTGCAATTGGCGCTGCGCTTGCTATTGCCCCTGGGGAAGCTGTGGCCCAAGCCACTCAGTCCCAACAATTTGCACAGGTCACCTCAGTTTCTCAACTGTCTGACGTGCAACCCACCGATTGGTGGTTCTCCGCTCTCCAGTCCTTGGTAGAGCGCTATGGCTGTATCGCCGGTTATCCCGACGGCACCTATCGCGGCAACCGCGCCCTCACCCGTGGCGAGTTCGCTGCTGGCTTGAATGCCTGCTTGGACCGCATCAACGAACTGATTGCAGCTGGCTTAGCCGATAAGGTCTCCCGCGAAGATTTGGCCACCGTTCAGCGCCTGCAAGAAGAGTTTGCGGCTGAGTTGGCAGCTCTATCCGGTCGGGTTGACGCTCTGGAAGCCAAGACCGCCGAGCTGGAAGCCAATCCTCTGGGGTTGAACGCCGTCACCAGCAAGCTGAGCTTTGAAGTCATTACCGGTATCTTCGCTGCCAGCGATCCCTTCGACGAATCAAACAACGCGATTATTCCGTATCGGATTCGTCCCAAGTTCGATGCTTCCTTCACGGGAGAAGACTTTTTCCGCGTCCAAATCCAAGCGCGCGAAAACTCTGGCTTTGCAGGCGATCCGGTCGGGCTCGGCTTGGGTGAAGGGAGCGGTGCTCCCGGTGGCGTCAATGATGACGTCAACCTAGACGACGTCTTCTATGAGTTCCCTCTGTTTGACGGGCGCGTGACGGGCTTATTCGGCCTGAACGGAATCCAGACCAACTTCCTGACTGTTTTTGACAATGTCCTCTCCGGCGGTATTTCCGACCTAGCCGAATTGGACTTTAACCTTACCTTGAGTGGGTTCATTCAAGACACCACATTGAGCTTCCAATGGGAAGTGGTTGAGGACCTGTTCTTCATTACCTACGCTTATAGTGCTAATGAAGCCGAATCCTCTACCTTCGGCGAGGGTCTCTTCGCGGGCGAAACCGTTCATCTTGTTGAATTAGGCTTCACCCCGACCGATAATGTGACCGTTGTGGCCCAGTATGCCAATTACGCACAAGGCCAGGGCGAAGGCGGCGGTGCCACCCCTGTCGGCGACATTCCGGGTGACGTCCAGGCAGCCACGATCGGCGTCAACTGGGAAATTATTCCCCGTATCGCCTTCCAGGCTTACTATACGCGTGGCTTTTTCGAGGAAGGTGGCCTTGACGATACCAATGATTTCATTGCTGGCTTTGCCTTCTCTGACTACTTCATTGAAGGGTCCAACGGCGGTTTCTTGGTTGGCAGCCCCGAGACAAACGTTCTGAGTCTCAATGATGGCGACGACGACTTTGATTACCCGCTGCAATTTGAAGCTTGGTATGGCTTCCCAATCACCAACAACATCACCATCACGCCTGGTGTCTATTACATCACCAATGTGAACGGCGATGACGACGACATTATTGTCGGCGGTGTTGAAACCATCTTCAGGTTCTAATCGACTTGACTTAAGGCGATCTCACACCGGCAGGTCTGCGGGCCTGCCGGTGTTTTTTGTTGGCGATCGCCATCAGAGGCAATACCCCTCTTCCTGTCAACCTGAGTTCAATGGCTCTGTAGGGCCCTCGAACTCAGGTTGTGTAGTATGGTGCCGATAACCAGCAATGAGTCGCTTGAGTCCAACCTTCGACACCCTGAGGAGACATGGCAGTTGCGATTTCCGTCGTCATGACGGTCTACAACCGGGAGTGCTATCTGGCGCAGGCAATTGAGAGCGTGTTGAATCAATCCTGGCCGGATTTTGAGTTGATTCTGTGGGATGACGGTTCGAGCGATCGCTCGGTCGAGATTGCTCGGACCTACGCCGAGCGCGATCGGCGCATTCGATTTGTGGCAGCAGAGCATCGCGGCAGAGGCTCCGCCCTCGATGCCGCCACTCAACTAGTGCGTGGGGAGTTTCTCGGCTTTGTCGATAGCGACGATCTGCTCTGTCCGACTTCCCTAGCTCAGACTGCAGTCATGCTCGAAAACTTTCCCGAAGTGGGCATGGTCTACACCAACCACAACGTCATGGATGCAGAGGGCAGAGATTTGGGCCTGGGCAAACGCTGCGAGATGCCCTATTCGAAAGAGAAGTTGCTGCTGGATTTCATGACCTTTCACTTTCGTCTGATGCGCACATCAGTGTTTCGGCAGGTGGGGGGAATTAATCCGAAATTCAATGCGGCTCAGGATTACGATTTGTGTTTGCGTCTGTCGGAAGTCACTGAGATTCGCCACGTCCCCAAATCGCTGTATCGCTATCGGGTCCATCGCCATTCCATTTCGCAGGCAAGGCAACTGGAACAAATTCGCTGCAGCTACGAAGCGATTTTGCAAGCTCTGAAGCGGCGGGGACTGGCAGATCGACTGGAGCTGCGTTTGGAACTGCGACCCAGGTACATCCTGCAACCCAAGCAATCTTCTCGAACGGCGATCGCGACGGACCCTCACTAGCTCGTCCTCTCAATCTAAATCATAAAGTATTTATAAAGACTACAGATTGTTAAGTCACGTATAAAAACAGATGAGTGGCGGCAATATAAGCATCGACTAAGGATTCTTAGTCTAAATTTATTTGGCTCTCGCAAATTGCCCAGTCGTCAAATGCAGGTGAAAACAGCCTGCAGGCTTCTGGTAGGGGCTGTATAGATTTTCCTTGACTACTCTGTGTCGTCAACCGCAACATTCTTGTGTCCCAATCCTCATCGCCTGCTTCTCAAGCCACTGCCTCTGGACTAGCCCCAGACGACGCCCTCGCGTTTCAATCACTCATGGAGCAAGCCAGCCTCGATCGCAGCTTGGTGCTGCCCGAGACTGCACCTTCAATCGGAGAAGGGAGCTTAGCTGCCGAGGCTGAAGCCTTGCCCGAGCTAGAGCCAATCCCATTACAACTAGAAGACCCCGACAACCTCTTCCAGCCACCGCAGGGATCTTCCGGCGGGGGAGGCAACAGTTCCCTTCCAACGGGCGATCCGCTCACCGGGCTGGGGAGCGAAGGCGGGCCGAGCGATATTGCCGTGCGGGCAGAAGGACAGGTTTTCATTAACAGTGGCGGTGATTTTGATGGCGACCCCCTCAATCCGACAGACGATGCCTTCATTTATGCCGGACAGGGATTTACGATTAACAGCCGCCCCGTTCTACCAGTTCTGCGCGACGCAAGTGGCACGCCCGTTTTGGATGAGAGCGGTCTGCCGGTACTCGTGCCCGGAGCATTGACAGTCTCGGAAAACTACAACACTATCAATGCTCCGCAGGATCTCTACAGTAATTTGCGATCGCCTCAAGTGATTCCCACCCAAACGGTGGAGGTACCCGGCTGGCAGCAACTGCGGGACGAGCGCTTGGCCGAGTTAGTTGATGTGCAGATTCCTGCAGTGACTCGCTTGCAGGGGCTCAATACGGCCTCGGATTTTGCCAATGCCGTGCCCAGTGGCAGCTCTGCCGAGAATCGAACGGTGCTGCAGATCGAGCGGGGCGGGCTGACGATTCCCGATCGCGCCGTACTGCGCAATGCGGTGCTGATCGTCGAGCGGGGTGCGATTAACTTCAATGGCAGCGCTAACTTCGAGCATGTGACGCTGATAGCCAATAGCGGCAATGTCAATCTGGGTAATGTAGAGAGCGTCAATCTGGAGGTGTATGCCTCCCGCACAATTCAGACGAACGAGGCTGCCCGGTTCGACGATCGCACGATCTTGGCGGCGGGTGAAAACATTCTCTTTAATGGGGCCACCAGCACCGTCGATGCCGATGACTTCGCGACTGTGGCGGCGGGAGGCGATCTGACCTTCAATGCCAGCGCAGATACGCGGGGAGAATTTCTCGCCTCGAATTCTGTCACGTTCAACAGTCGCTCGGTGCTGTATGGGTCAGTTGAAGCTAAAAACAACATTACCTTTAACGGCAATCCAACAATTGTGGGACTGTCTGGAAATGTTGGGGAACCACTGCCGGACACGACTGTACCGCAACTGACGCTAGCTTTGGCGAACGATACCGGCAGCAGCGCCAGCGATCGCCTCACCTCCGAGCCCACCCTGCGGGGAACGGTTTTGGACGAGGGGCCATTGGCGACCCTGGAGGCTCGCATTAACGGCACGGGCAACTTTGCGGACGTGCTCTCCCGCGTGGAAGCGGGCGGGCAATTCAACTTCGATCGCGCGCTGCTAGAAACCCTCTACGGCAATCCCCTCGCCGACGGGCTCTACACCGTGGAGGTGCGCTCGACGGATGCCGCTGGCAACCTGGCTGCCACCCAACTGAGCTTCCAACTGGATACGACCCTCAGTCCCCTAACGGTCGATCTCTCCCCCGACTCCGACACTGGACCGC is from Synechococcus sp. PCC 7336 and encodes:
- a CDS encoding IS4 family transposase; its protein translation is MQDWVSQEINPIHFADLRHAKRLGQIVTDLSEQPTASVPQASGNASVAQGTYRFWANPKVSTSSILDSHRDGVVRRALTGKTVLAIQDTTDFDFTTHPQTEGLGFINQSHQQGIKVHSCFAVSGEGEPLGLLSQFIWNRKQRRGKKEKRSVTPIEQKESYRWIATLAAVERELAGQEQVVHIGDREADIFELFAHPRADNRELLIRARHNRKLSHELGKFIPTLEQAPVLGAMSLQVQRNPKRAARIAQLQVRAMAVTLEVPSHHLKAASLEPVRLNAIFVEETVPPDDGAQPIRWFLLTSLPVESFEQVCQCIRWYSYRWLIERFHFTLKSGCGIEQLQLQSYERLLKALATYNVVAWRLMWLTYRARLTPQASCELVLQPAEWRLLRRKFVPKSRSQKPPTLQQAMLWIARLGGFLARKGDGNPGLKTLWRGLTKLHHLLEGAQLASQS
- a CDS encoding iron uptake porin codes for the protein MKFNQSLWLASAAIGAALAIAPGEAVAQATQSQQFAQVTSVSQLSDVQPTDWWFSALQSLVERYGCIAGYPDGTYRGNRALTRGEFAAGLNACLDRINELIAAGLADKVSREDLATVQRLQEEFAAELAALSGRVDALEAKTAELEANPLGLNAVTSKLSFEVITGIFAASDPFDESNNAIIPYRIRPKFDASFTGEDFFRVQIQARENSGFAGDPVGLGLGEGSGAPGGVNDDVNLDDVFYEFPLFDGRVTGLFGLNGIQTNFLTVFDNVLSGGISDLAELDFNLTLSGFIQDTTLSFQWEVVEDLFFITYAYSANEAESSTFGEGLFAGETVHLVELGFTPTDNVTVVAQYANYAQGQGEGGGATPVGDIPGDVQAATIGVNWEIIPRIAFQAYYTRGFFEEGGLDDTNDFIAGFAFSDYFIEGSNGGFLVGSPETNVLSLNDGDDDFDYPLQFEAWYGFPITNNITITPGVYYITNVNGDDDDIIVGGVETIFRF
- a CDS encoding glycosyltransferase encodes the protein MAVAISVVMTVYNRECYLAQAIESVLNQSWPDFELILWDDGSSDRSVEIARTYAERDRRIRFVAAEHRGRGSALDAATQLVRGEFLGFVDSDDLLCPTSLAQTAVMLENFPEVGMVYTNHNVMDAEGRDLGLGKRCEMPYSKEKLLLDFMTFHFRLMRTSVFRQVGGINPKFNAAQDYDLCLRLSEVTEIRHVPKSLYRYRVHRHSISQARQLEQIRCSYEAILQALKRRGLADRLELRLELRPRYILQPKQSSRTAIATDPH